The Streptomyces sp. NBC_00224 genome contains the following window.
ACGTGTTGTCGCGGCCGAAACCGGAACGTGATCGGACACCTCCGATATCTACTCGCGTAGATTTTCCGGCCGGGTACTCTGAGGGAACCGCCTTCGCACCACACCACCACGGGAGTGCCAGTGGCACGCGTCGTAGTCGACGTCATGCTCAAGCCGGAGATCCTCGACCCGCAGGGACAGGCGGTGCAGCGCGCACTTCCCCGTCTCGGCTTCGAGGGGATCGCGGATGTCCGCCAGGGGAAGCGTTTCGAGCTGGATGTGGAAGGGCCCCTCGACGAGGCCGCCCTCGCCCGCATCCACGAGATGGCTGAAACGTTCCTCGCCAACACCGTCATCGAGGACTTCACCGTGAAGGTCGAGGAGTCCAAGTGACTGCTCGCATCGGTGTCGTCACCTTCCCCGGGACGCTCGACGACCGCGACAGCCTGCGGGCCGTGCGGATCGCGGGTGCCGAGCCGGTGTCGCTGTGGCACCGCGACAAGGACCTCAAGCAGGTCGACGCGGTCGTCCTGGCCGGCGGCTTCTCCTACGGCGACTATCTGCGGGCCGGAGCCATCTCCCGCTTCTCGCCGGTGATGGAGACGATCATCGAGCAGGCGAAGGCCGGGATGCCGGTCCTCGGCATCTGCAACGGCTTCCAGATCCTGACCGAGTCGCACCTGCTGCCGGGCGCCATGCTCCGCAACAACCACCTGCACTTCATCTGCCGCGAGCAGAAGCTGCGGGTGGAGACGAGCGAGACCGCCTGGACGGCCGACTACACGGCCGGGCAGGAGATCCAGATCCCGCTCAAGAACATGGACGGCCGGTACGTGGCCGACGAGCGCACGCTCGACGAGCTTGAGGCCGAGGGCCGCGTCGCGTTCCGCTACATGGACTTCAACCCGAACGGGTCGCTGCGCGACATCGCGGGCATCACCAACGCCGCCGGCAACGTCGTCGGCCTGATGCCGCACCCCGAGCACGCCGTGGAGCCGCTGGTCGGCACCGGCCGCACCGACGGCCTCGGTTTCTTCACCTCGATCCTCAAGAAGCTGGTCAACGCCTGATGAGCCTCGACACCGTCAAGCACGCCACCGGGACGCCCGACGTCGAGCAGCCCTGGAAGGAGCTCGGCCTCAAGGAGGACGAGTACGCCCGGATCCGCGAGATCCTGGGCCGCCGCCCCACCGGCGCCGAGCTCGCCATGTACTCCGTGATGTGGTCGGAGCACTGCTCGTACAAGAGCAGCAAGGTCCACCTGCGCCAGTTCGGCGAGAAGGTCCCCGAGAACGACGCGATGCTCGTCGGTATCGGCGAGAACGCGGGCGTCGTCGACGTCGGCCAGGGCTACGCGGTCACCTTCAAGGTGGAGTCCCACAACCACCCCTCGTACATCGAGCCCTACCAGGGCGCGGCCACCGGTGTCGGCGGCATCGTCCGCGACATCCTGGCGATGGGCGCCCGCCCGGTCGCGGTCGTCGACCCGCTGCGCTTCGGCGCGGCCGAGCACCCCGACACCAAGCGCGTCCTGCCGGGCGTGGTCGCGGGCATCGGCGGCTACGGCAACTGCCTCGGCCTGCCGAACATCGGCGGCGAGGTCGTCTTCGACGAGTGCTACCAGGGCAACCCGCTGGTCAACGCCGGCTGCATCGGCGTGATGAAGCACGAGGACATCCACCTCGCGAAGGCGTCCGGCCCCGGCAACAAGGTGATCCTGTACGGCGCCCGTACGGGCGGCGACGGCATCGGCGGTGTGTCGGTCCTGGCCTCGGAGACCTTCGAGTCGACCGGACCGGCCAAGCGGCCCGCCGTCCAGGTCGGCGACCCCTTCCAGGAGAAGCTCCTCATCGAGTGCACCCTGGAGATCTTCAAGGAGAAGCTGGTCGCGGGCATCCAGGACCTGGGCGGCGCGGGCCTGTCCTGCGCGACCTCGGAGCTGGCTTCGGCAGGCTCGGGCGGCATGCGCGTGGAGCTGGAGACGGTCCCGCTCCGCGACGCGACGCTGTCTCCCGAGGAAATCCTCATGAGCGAGTCGCAGGAGCGGATGTGCGCGGTCGTCGAGCCGCGGTACGTCGAGCGGTTCATGGAGATCTGCGAGAAGTGGGACGTCATCGCCACGGTCATCGGTGAGGTGACGGACGGCGAGCGCCTGGAGATCTTCTGGCACGGCGAGCAGATCGTGGACGTACCGCCGCGGACCGTGGCCCACGAGGGCCCCGTGTACGAGCGTCCGTACGCCCGCCCTTCCTGGCAGGACGCGCTCCAGGCCGACGACGCGGGCAAGCTGCCGCGGCCGCAGTCCGGCGAGGAGCTGCGCGCGCAGGTCCTGAAGCTGGTCGGCTCCCCCAACCAGGCGTCCAAGTCCTGGATCACGGACCAGTACGACCGGTTCGTGCAGGGCAACACGGTCCTGGCGCAGCCCGAGGACGCGGGCATGGTCCGCATCGACGAGGAGACGAACCTCGGCGTCGCGATGGCGACGGACGGCAACGGGCGGTACGCGAAGCTCGACCCGTACACGGGCGCGCAGCTGGCGCTGGCGGAGGCGTACCGCAACGTGGCGGCCTCCGGCGCGAAGCCCCTCGCCATCTCCGACTGCCTGAACTTCGGCTCGCCCGAGGACCCGGACGTGATGTGGCAGTTCGCGGAGGCCACCCGTGGCCTCGCGGACGGCTGCCTCCAGCTGGGCACCCCGGTGACCGGCGGCAACGTCTCGCTCTACAACCAGACCGGTGACACGGCGATCCACCCGACGCCGGTCGTCGCCGTCCTCGGCGTGATCGACGACGTGAACCGCCGTACGCCGATCGCGTTCGCGCAGGAGGGGCAGCTGCTGTACCTCCTGGGTGACACGCGGGAGGAGTTCGGCGGCTCGGCTTGGTCCCAGGTCGTCCACGACCACCTGGGCGGGCTGCCGCCGCGGGTGGACCTGGACCGGGAGAAGCTCCTCGGCGAGATCCTGATCTCCGCCTCGCGCGACGGCATGATCGACGCGGCGCACGACCTGTCCGACGGCGGTCTGGTCCAGGCCGTGGTCGAGTCCTGCCTGCGCGGCGGAAACGGTGCGCGCCTGGTCGTCCCGGACGGCCTGTCCGCCTTCACGTTCCTCTTCAGCGAGTCGGCCGGCCGCGCGATCGTGGCGGTCCCGCGCAGCGAGGAGCTCCGGTTCACCGACATGTGCGGGGCGCGGGGTCTGCCCGCGACCCGGATCGGCGTCGTCGACGGCGAGTCGGTGGAGGTCCAGGGCGAGTTCGGCGTGCCGCTGAGCGAGCTGCGACAGGTCCACGAGGCGACGATCCCGGCGCTGCTGGCGTAGTCGGCCCGTCCCCGCCCCTTCCCCGCGCCCCTATAGGGGCGCGGGGAACTGCGCGACCAGCCACAGACGGCCCGCAGTCGACGAACCCGGCCGCCCGCCAGAGGGCTTTCGGGAAGGGGCGGGGTGGGGGATCAAGCCCCAGGCGTGGGGCTCGGCAGGCGCGTGGCCAAGTACGCCGCTGTCGCCATCAGCACCGCCCCCACCACGAACACCACATCCATCCCGGATGTCAGCGCGTGGACGCCGTCCGCCCGCGCAGCGCCCCGCAGCGCGCCCAGCGAACCAGTCGAACCCCCCGGGCCGGACGCCTCGTACACCCGGCTCAGGATCGTGCCGAACACCGCCGCCCCCAGCGCGTTGCCCAGCGTCTGGAAGAACCGGACCCCCGTCGTCGCGACACCCAGCTGACGGGCCGGGGCCGCCGCCTGCACGATCTGGATCAGCTGGCCGATCAGCAGGCCGAACCCCATGCCCATCAGGAGCAGTTCGGCCCGGATCTGCCACAGGTTCGTGGACACCTGTGTCGTGGCCAGCAGGCCCAGCGCCGCCGTCGCCGCGACCGTACCCGTCAGCACGAACGTCTTCTGCGACCAGCGCGCCCCCAGCCGCTCCGAGCCGAGCCCGACGGCGGTCATCCCGATGGCCATCGGGATCAGATACAGGCCCGCCGACGTGGCCTCGATGCCCCGGACGACCTGGAGGTAGATCATCACGTACACCAGCGTGCCCATCATGGCCGCGCCGACCAGCCCCTGGATCGCGAAGCCGAGGCGGACGGCCGGGACCTTGAACATGGACAGCGGCAGGATCGGTTCGGCCGCGGTCGTCTGGCGGCGCAGGAACAGCGCGAGCGCCGCCA
Protein-coding sequences here:
- the purS gene encoding phosphoribosylformylglycinamidine synthase subunit PurS — encoded protein: MARVVVDVMLKPEILDPQGQAVQRALPRLGFEGIADVRQGKRFELDVEGPLDEAALARIHEMAETFLANTVIEDFTVKVEESK
- the purQ gene encoding phosphoribosylformylglycinamidine synthase subunit PurQ, which gives rise to MTARIGVVTFPGTLDDRDSLRAVRIAGAEPVSLWHRDKDLKQVDAVVLAGGFSYGDYLRAGAISRFSPVMETIIEQAKAGMPVLGICNGFQILTESHLLPGAMLRNNHLHFICREQKLRVETSETAWTADYTAGQEIQIPLKNMDGRYVADERTLDELEAEGRVAFRYMDFNPNGSLRDIAGITNAAGNVVGLMPHPEHAVEPLVGTGRTDGLGFFTSILKKLVNA
- the purL gene encoding phosphoribosylformylglycinamidine synthase subunit PurL; the encoded protein is MSLDTVKHATGTPDVEQPWKELGLKEDEYARIREILGRRPTGAELAMYSVMWSEHCSYKSSKVHLRQFGEKVPENDAMLVGIGENAGVVDVGQGYAVTFKVESHNHPSYIEPYQGAATGVGGIVRDILAMGARPVAVVDPLRFGAAEHPDTKRVLPGVVAGIGGYGNCLGLPNIGGEVVFDECYQGNPLVNAGCIGVMKHEDIHLAKASGPGNKVILYGARTGGDGIGGVSVLASETFESTGPAKRPAVQVGDPFQEKLLIECTLEIFKEKLVAGIQDLGGAGLSCATSELASAGSGGMRVELETVPLRDATLSPEEILMSESQERMCAVVEPRYVERFMEICEKWDVIATVIGEVTDGERLEIFWHGEQIVDVPPRTVAHEGPVYERPYARPSWQDALQADDAGKLPRPQSGEELRAQVLKLVGSPNQASKSWITDQYDRFVQGNTVLAQPEDAGMVRIDEETNLGVAMATDGNGRYAKLDPYTGAQLALAEAYRNVAASGAKPLAISDCLNFGSPEDPDVMWQFAEATRGLADGCLQLGTPVTGGNVSLYNQTGDTAIHPTPVVAVLGVIDDVNRRTPIAFAQEGQLLYLLGDTREEFGGSAWSQVVHDHLGGLPPRVDLDREKLLGEILISASRDGMIDAAHDLSDGGLVQAVVESCLRGGNGARLVVPDGLSAFTFLFSESAGRAIVAVPRSEELRFTDMCGARGLPATRIGVVDGESVEVQGEFGVPLSELRQVHEATIPALLA
- a CDS encoding MFS transporter → MSAGQVKIGFALCLVTILLAVLDTNIVSAATVPIVRDLDPVHGVDKIPWLISSFALASAAVLPLYGKLCDTIGAKKVFVGAIATFLVGSALCGAARSMGELIAARAVQGVGGGGLMSVTMVVLAQLKGPGDEDGGGGRGKGGSIGGIVAGAGMALGPWIGGTLADHASWRWIFYVNLPVGLAVLATAVVVLRLPVTPVRHRIDYLGAALAAAFSVSLLLMTEWGGKDYAWSSPVIIGLAIASVAALALFLRRQTTAAEPILPLSMFKVPAVRLGFAIQGLVGAAMMGTLVYVMIYLQVVRGIEATSAGLYLIPMAIGMTAVGLGSERLGARWSQKTFVLTGTVAATAALGLLATTQVSTNLWQIRAELLLMGMGFGLLIGQLIQIVQAAAPARQLGVATTGVRFFQTLGNALGAAVFGTILSRVYEASGPGGSTGSLGALRGAARADGVHALTSGMDVVFVVGAVLMATAAYLATRLPSPTPGA